From the Hordeum vulgare subsp. vulgare chromosome 1H, MorexV3_pseudomolecules_assembly, whole genome shotgun sequence genome, the window GGCGGCGAACCTGGAGGTGAGCGGGGACGAGCGGTTCTGCGGCGCGGAGCGGCAGCGCATGAGGAGCAGAGCGTTCTTGGGCGGCGTGGCGGTCGCCGACGACAcgagctccgccgcctccccctcctcgcactctccctcctcctccttgccacGGCTGTCGGTCCCCGGCTCGTCCGCCTTCTCGTCTCTCTCCAccgacctctcctcctcctcctcggcgcgGTCACTGGCCGGATCCGGCGCCTTGGGCGCGGCGGCGACGGCCACGTCCCTGCTGCTGAACACCCACGGCGACCGGCGGGCCCGCTCCGCCTCCGGCGGCGGCCCCTTGCGGCGGCGCGTCGTGCGGTCGAAGTCGAACAGCCCGCCGCAGAGGAACGCCTTCTTGAGGCACCGGCAGTAGCCCCTGCCCTTCCCCTCCTTGTCCACCGGCGGCGCCTTCTTGCCGCCCTTCTTCCCCTTGCGCATCCGCACCTGGCCAATGCAGGTGACCTTGGGCGACGACGGCTCCCCgtccgccccggccgccgccgccgcgcggcTCCGGCCACGCGACACGAACATGGGCGACGTGGCCGGCGCGCGGCGCGACCGCGCCCCGCGCCGGCTCTTGCTGAGCAGCAGCCGCGCCAGCCCCGGCGGCGCCGGCAGCTGCGGCTTCTCCGCGCGCCCCGGGCTCGCCGCCGGCTGCTTCATCCCGCCGCGCGCAGAGCTCCCGAGCGGAGGACGCGAGTCTACCAGCAGAGCTAGCGTCCAGTGGCTCGGTTTTGTTGGTTGGCCTCTCCGAAGCGGTGGAGCAGTTATAGATGGGCCACTGGTGCTACTAGCGGTGCCGCCGGCCATTAGTGATTAGCCCACTCCACAGCTACTACTAACTACGATTGGTTAGCACCACCAACATTACTATTACTGTACTAATTTAATTTAGGAGGGGGTCTCTGGTTTTCCATGTCTTAGGATTCTCTGGCCCGGTGAATGTGCCTTACGTGCCAAGATTCCGGCTCACAATTTTTCATCTCATTTCTTCTGCAACTGTCTCCGTTGAGCGGCAGTGGAGTTTCTCGCAAGGCACCGGAACGGCAAGGAAGTCGAGACCACGTTTACATGCGAACGCAACACAACAATGACATGCTGTTTTTTTCCTGGAGGAAATCATTTGATTAAAACCACGGCATCTGGTACTGGTAGTAGTACTCCTATAGACTAGTACGTATATTTTCGAAATGAAAACCAGCGAGCGGTACATGCATGATCTGGGTGATGTGGGCATTTATTACAGTTTCGTGGGCTTGTCCCCCTTGCGGGGCCAGCCGTCGACCCATCCATCGATCCGTCTTTCAGCTCTCACCTCTCCTATCCTCTTCTCCAGCAAGAAGAGTCGAGTGGAGTTGAAGGAAGAGTGCGGGTGCAGCGCTGCTGCTGGCTGCTGCTGCTGGGGCGGCACTGTGAACACGACTTGTCCGTACTGGCGGTGACAAGTGAGGGGGGCTGGACGTGATCTGATCTGATGTGAGCTGATCGGTCGAGCACTGATTCTCTCGCCCTCTGCTTTGCATGCCACCCCTGCGCTCTGCTCTCTGCTTCTCCTTGATTTCATCCACCAAAGCTTCCTTCCTTTCGCATCGGTCGTTTCGTTTCGTTTCGTCCATGCATCATCCGTCGCCCTCTGCCTGCTCTTGTCAgccatgatgatgatggcggcaaATCAAGCGGCAAATGCTATACACACCAAGATTATAGTACTATCTATACGAGATATTGCTTTTGGAGGCCGAGGGTCATGAAGACCTTCAAATCCAAGATTTAAAATTCACAAAAAAAtcatatattattattattttttaaataCAGAGATAGATGAAGGCGTAA encodes:
- the LOC123406156 gene encoding formin-like protein 16 produces the protein MKQPAASPGRAEKPQLPAPPGLARLLLSKSRRGARSRRAPATSPMFVSRGRSRAAAAAGADGEPSSPKVTCIGQVRMRKGKKGGKKAPPVDKEGKGRGYCRCLKKAFLCGGLFDFDRTTRRRKGPPPEAERARRSPWVFSSRDVAVAAAPKAPDPASDRAEEEEERSVERDEKADEPGTDSRGKEEEGECEEGEAAELVSSATATPPKNALLLMRCRSAPQNRSSPLTSRFAAGAAPSPVQEMVDFAVESIAATPPPASPSPRRPDMLSPWASPSPRKPDLVSPRASPSPRKPDMVQPPRSSPSPRKLPDMVSAESDDENEKRQETAASTHEQEEKPHEQDHEADDDDFNEEEDEAEEMRCSSARPLVLQRCKSEPATTAAAKMAAGAGGEGAPSGCFWANGGSSGRRRHPPQMSPAAAAPVALTGH